One window of the Rosa rugosa chromosome 3, drRosRugo1.1, whole genome shotgun sequence genome contains the following:
- the LOC133741340 gene encoding protein kinase STUNTED-like isoform X2 yields MILEEVFKDFKKSKKNNNKKNVVLVGIKIDGQSRELLGWALAKAAEAGDCVIAVHVCRSSDQSVKDKPIVDSYVEAYEGLCNIKKVDLISQVLTGSSIRKALVKEAKNHETMAVVVGTSKPSQGFKDSTAKYCAKKLPPSTDVVAINKGEIVYRRCTSNEQSGLAGDEPRPSMSQIYNCIPRGKSQSEFGDSEADTETVKSFSDKAESSQASPMRDNEDLKKEHKRARNRSASSLSIGESAEKCLGWPLRRASSVSKQIPGTRNMSVVQWVMSLPDRSPQQSPQCSIIRETSFEGGIKSTSDDLDALPNELKSLLKTNRCRWFSHEVLKTATSNFSSENLIGKGGCNLVFKGILPDGKKVAVKLMKSSKAKWKDFAHEVDIISLLRHEHIMPLLGFCSEENVLISVYDFSPKGSLEENLLGKNKGKPVLSWEVRFKAAVGIAEALNYLHNECSPPVIHRDVKSSNILLTPELEPRLSDFGLAIWGPTTTSSLTESTVVGTFGYLAPEYFMYGKISDKIDVYAFGVVLLELLSGRTPIGSDTNKQQESLVMWAKPKLENGDVHDILDPNFDGKFDEIQVLRMVQAAKLCITRSARLRPKMSQIVRLLKGDPDVETYMNPPYFDVEDSENRDDNDDEVYPNSSAELHLNLALLDVDDDDTTSFSSVEQSNRSWEEYLKGRWSRSSSFD; encoded by the exons ATGATACTTGAGGAGGTATTCAAGGATTTCAAGAAGAGCAAGAAGAATAATAATAAGAAGAATGTGGTCTTGGTTGGGATTAAAATTGATGGCCAAAGCAGAGAGCTTCTTGGATGGGCTCTCGCGAAAGCTGCTGAAGCCGGAGACTGCGTTATTGCGGTTCATGTCTGCCGAAGTTCTG ATCAGTCCGTGAAGGACAAGCCAATAGTGGATAGTTATGTAGAGGCTTATGAAGGGTTATGTAATATAAAAAAG GTAGACCTCATCAGTCAGGTATTGACAGGAAGCTCAATCCGAAAGGCGCTAGTGAAAGAGGCAAAGAACCATGAAACTATGGCTGTAGTTGTAGGCACAAGCAAGCCAAGCCAAGG GTTTAAGGATTCTACGGCGAAATACTGTGCTAAGAAATTGCCTCCAAGCACAGATGTGGTGGCAATCAACAAGGGGGAAATTGTATACAGAAGATGTACAAGTAATGAACAATCAG GTCTAGCAGGTGATGAGCCAAGGCCAAGTATGAGTCAGATTTATAATTGTATTCCTAGAGGAAAAAGCCAATCTGAATTTGGTGACTCTGAGGCGGATACAGAAACtgttaaatcattttctgaTAAGGCTGAGAGCTCCCAAGCTAGTCCTATGCGTGACAATGAAGACCTGAAGAAAGAACATAAAAGAGCTCGTAACAGATCAGCTTCTTCACTTAGTATAGGAGAGTCAGCAGAGAAGTGCCTCGGATGGCCTCTGCGTAGAGCAAGTTCTGTGAGTAAACAAATCCCGGGCACAAGGAACATGTCTGTGGTGCAATGGGTGATGAGCTTACCAGATCGTTCTCCACAGCAGTCTCCTCAATGTTCAATCATAAGAGAAACTTCCTTTGAAGGAGGTATCAAGAGTACTTCTGACGATTTGGATGCGCTACCGAATGAGTTAAAGAGTCTCCTGAAAACAAATCGTTGCAGATGGTTCAGTCACGAGGTTCTGAAAACTGCAACTTCAAATTTCTCCTCAG AAAATCTTATTGGGAAAGGAGGATGCAACCTTGTGTTCAAGGGAATTCTACCAGATGGCAAGAAAGTGGCAGTAAAGCTTATGAAGTCTTCCAAAGCAAAGTGGAAGGATTTTGCTCATGAAGTCGACATCATCTCCTTGTTGAGGCACGAGCACATCATGCCTCTGCTTGGATTCTGCTCTGAAGAGAATGTTCTAATATCTGTTTATGATTTCTCGCCTAAAGGAAGCTTAGAGGAGAATTTACTTG GCAAGAATAAAGGCAAACCTGTATTGTCATGGGAAGTGAGATTTAAAGCTGCTGTTGGGATTGCTGAAGCTCTAAATTACCTGCACAACGAATGTTCTCCACCAGTTATTCATAGAGATGTCAAGTCTTCAAACATTCTGCTGACACCAGAGCTAGAACCACGG TTATCTGATTTCGGCCTTGCAATATGGGGACCAACAACTACGTCTTCCCTGACTGAAAGCACTGTAGTGGGAACATTTGGTTATCTTGCCCCTGAATATTTCATGTATGGAAAAATCAGTGACAAGATTGATGTCTATGCCTTTGGTGTAGTCCTGCTTGAACTATTATCAGGAAGAACACCTATTGGCTCTGACACTAACAAACAGCAAGAGAGCTTGGTCATGTGG gCAAAGCCtaaactagagaatggagatgTACATGACATACTGGATCCAAATTTCGATGGAAAGTTTGATGAGATTCAGGTACTGAGAATGGTTCAAGCAGCAAAACTCTGCATCACACGCTCAGCTAGGCTTCGCCCTAAAATGAGTCAG ATAGTGAGGCTCTTAAAAGGGGATCCAGATGTGGAAACGTACATGAACCCTCCATATTTTGATGTCGAGGATTCAGAAAACCGAGATGACAATGATGATGAAGTTTATCCAAATTCAAGTGCAGAGTTACATTTGAACCTTGCACTGCTTGATGTTGACGATGATGATACAACATCATTCAGTAGTGTGGAACAGAGCAACCGTTCTTGGGAAGAATATTTGAAAGGAAGATGGAGCAGATCATCAAGTTTTGATTAG
- the LOC133741340 gene encoding protein kinase STUNTED-like isoform X1 has translation MILEEVFKDFKKSKKNNNKKNVVLVGIKIDGQSRELLGWALAKAAEAGDCVIAVHVCRSSDQSVKDKPIVDSYVEAYEGLCNIKKVDLISQVLTGSSIRKALVKEAKNHETMAVVVGTSKPSQGFKDSTAKYCAKKLPPSTDVVAINKGEIVYRRCTSNEQSGLAGDEPRPSMSQIYNCIPRGKSQSEFGDSEADTETVKSFSDKAESSQASPMRDNEDLKKEHKRARNRSASSLSIGESAEKCLGWPLRRASSVSKQIPGTRNMSVVQWVMSLPDRSPQQSPQCSIIRETSFEGGIKSTSDDLDALPNELKSLLKTNRCRWFSHEVLKTATSNFSSENLIGKGGCNLVFKGILPDGKKVAVKLMKSSKAKWKDFAHEVDIISLLRHEHIMPLLGFCSEENVLISVYDFSPKGSLEENLLVDAGKNKGKPVLSWEVRFKAAVGIAEALNYLHNECSPPVIHRDVKSSNILLTPELEPRLSDFGLAIWGPTTTSSLTESTVVGTFGYLAPEYFMYGKISDKIDVYAFGVVLLELLSGRTPIGSDTNKQQESLVMWAKPKLENGDVHDILDPNFDGKFDEIQVLRMVQAAKLCITRSARLRPKMSQIVRLLKGDPDVETYMNPPYFDVEDSENRDDNDDEVYPNSSAELHLNLALLDVDDDDTTSFSSVEQSNRSWEEYLKGRWSRSSSFD, from the exons ATGATACTTGAGGAGGTATTCAAGGATTTCAAGAAGAGCAAGAAGAATAATAATAAGAAGAATGTGGTCTTGGTTGGGATTAAAATTGATGGCCAAAGCAGAGAGCTTCTTGGATGGGCTCTCGCGAAAGCTGCTGAAGCCGGAGACTGCGTTATTGCGGTTCATGTCTGCCGAAGTTCTG ATCAGTCCGTGAAGGACAAGCCAATAGTGGATAGTTATGTAGAGGCTTATGAAGGGTTATGTAATATAAAAAAG GTAGACCTCATCAGTCAGGTATTGACAGGAAGCTCAATCCGAAAGGCGCTAGTGAAAGAGGCAAAGAACCATGAAACTATGGCTGTAGTTGTAGGCACAAGCAAGCCAAGCCAAGG GTTTAAGGATTCTACGGCGAAATACTGTGCTAAGAAATTGCCTCCAAGCACAGATGTGGTGGCAATCAACAAGGGGGAAATTGTATACAGAAGATGTACAAGTAATGAACAATCAG GTCTAGCAGGTGATGAGCCAAGGCCAAGTATGAGTCAGATTTATAATTGTATTCCTAGAGGAAAAAGCCAATCTGAATTTGGTGACTCTGAGGCGGATACAGAAACtgttaaatcattttctgaTAAGGCTGAGAGCTCCCAAGCTAGTCCTATGCGTGACAATGAAGACCTGAAGAAAGAACATAAAAGAGCTCGTAACAGATCAGCTTCTTCACTTAGTATAGGAGAGTCAGCAGAGAAGTGCCTCGGATGGCCTCTGCGTAGAGCAAGTTCTGTGAGTAAACAAATCCCGGGCACAAGGAACATGTCTGTGGTGCAATGGGTGATGAGCTTACCAGATCGTTCTCCACAGCAGTCTCCTCAATGTTCAATCATAAGAGAAACTTCCTTTGAAGGAGGTATCAAGAGTACTTCTGACGATTTGGATGCGCTACCGAATGAGTTAAAGAGTCTCCTGAAAACAAATCGTTGCAGATGGTTCAGTCACGAGGTTCTGAAAACTGCAACTTCAAATTTCTCCTCAG AAAATCTTATTGGGAAAGGAGGATGCAACCTTGTGTTCAAGGGAATTCTACCAGATGGCAAGAAAGTGGCAGTAAAGCTTATGAAGTCTTCCAAAGCAAAGTGGAAGGATTTTGCTCATGAAGTCGACATCATCTCCTTGTTGAGGCACGAGCACATCATGCCTCTGCTTGGATTCTGCTCTGAAGAGAATGTTCTAATATCTGTTTATGATTTCTCGCCTAAAGGAAGCTTAGAGGAGAATTTACTTG TTGATGCAGGCAAGAATAAAGGCAAACCTGTATTGTCATGGGAAGTGAGATTTAAAGCTGCTGTTGGGATTGCTGAAGCTCTAAATTACCTGCACAACGAATGTTCTCCACCAGTTATTCATAGAGATGTCAAGTCTTCAAACATTCTGCTGACACCAGAGCTAGAACCACGG TTATCTGATTTCGGCCTTGCAATATGGGGACCAACAACTACGTCTTCCCTGACTGAAAGCACTGTAGTGGGAACATTTGGTTATCTTGCCCCTGAATATTTCATGTATGGAAAAATCAGTGACAAGATTGATGTCTATGCCTTTGGTGTAGTCCTGCTTGAACTATTATCAGGAAGAACACCTATTGGCTCTGACACTAACAAACAGCAAGAGAGCTTGGTCATGTGG gCAAAGCCtaaactagagaatggagatgTACATGACATACTGGATCCAAATTTCGATGGAAAGTTTGATGAGATTCAGGTACTGAGAATGGTTCAAGCAGCAAAACTCTGCATCACACGCTCAGCTAGGCTTCGCCCTAAAATGAGTCAG ATAGTGAGGCTCTTAAAAGGGGATCCAGATGTGGAAACGTACATGAACCCTCCATATTTTGATGTCGAGGATTCAGAAAACCGAGATGACAATGATGATGAAGTTTATCCAAATTCAAGTGCAGAGTTACATTTGAACCTTGCACTGCTTGATGTTGACGATGATGATACAACATCATTCAGTAGTGTGGAACAGAGCAACCGTTCTTGGGAAGAATATTTGAAAGGAAGATGGAGCAGATCATCAAGTTTTGATTAG